The following proteins are encoded in a genomic region of Nitrospirota bacterium:
- a CDS encoding Ig-like domain-containing protein: MKKEKFNMVQHEIKEQRSRSFRLMMSGIYSLVFLCVMFLSSVTASAATYYVQPDNTTNIGIDGTCNVASGQVTTAPTVRTTFDAVGNGATGSSYRPTTGMSNGTWTVMMKVYGPVYSGNAIDISAVTAANFSIRGYNATDQWTFHLYDYDPAGAAGNKTLVATSQTITSGTGGTVAVNPTYTINGTGRVQQNHRLLLEIAYRPGGTTYTPRIYYDTTGATTESYVAVTETPVASGDTLTASGNTAIAAVNPTDGTTGVLMQRFQVASNNAQNGQIELTSLNLTDNGNATSIQDAKVYISTTSSTTLPVGAVLIGNTGVWNGAATVVTLNGGTAADRTVSTGTPKFIYIVYDLAAGQTGNTIQSSVTGVGVAAPDTGAGNVGTSNLLTIQPCSDPTSSTITISASQTAYGDPYDVSGMYSTTGNVGSFQYKVTTVGTGPSTVSALNAWTATPQLTGTTGNLSGTFSISAGTNRLLVVAVDSQDTGGATGQTFSATYGGRALTQAVIENSNRRQTWIGYLREADIAARTGDTLAVTITGTHTNVSAFIASYTGVDQTTPIGGSGGIYGNNSAASYQFPAAITVSAGGYGIYTWSSNQTHSSDTETYTEHSDYLNGLQMGVSSKAFASAGTTQPNVTYAATARVSQSIIVLQPAASTVTTCTDWTSSSLIPASTAGGSLCGNYTNGNSYTLDVRGTDPDCGTSITTTAANFTWNSDGTAPSITAFTATSPSTSLNIPIATFTASDNISVTGYKITASATPPLAGDAGWTATAPSTFTVASDGTYALYPWAKDAAGNVSAVFATPRTVVVDTTAPAVSSTIPTNGANGVALNSGVTINWSENVNCTTVNTTNITSTSPGWTLSTCSANQAVFTTSGQAYSTTYSVTVTTAVTDTNGNPMAANYSFSYTTISAPDLTAPSSSVTTPANGEVINSASANPFTISGSATDNVAVSGIEVSTNGGTTWAAATCTGCPGANVTWTYSWTLPADGSYNIRSRATDSSINVETPGAGNTVTIDRTAPSVSSTIPSNGATGVVANSSVTITWSENVNCATVTTINITSTSPGWTLSTCSANQAVFTTSGQGSAATYSVTVTTGVRDANNNPMAANYSFSYTTVDTTAPSSTITSPTNGVTLNSASANPYTISGSAADNVAVQGIEVSTNGGTSWATAICTGCPGANVTWTYSWTLPADGSYNIRSRATDTLNIVETPGAGNTVTIDTTAPSASSTIPANGATGVVANSSVTINWSENVNCATINATNVTSTSPGWTFSSCASNQAVFTTSGQASVTTYSVTVSIAVTDANGNAMAAPYAFSYTTADAGAPSSAITSPANGAILNSASPTPVTISGSATDNAAVTGIEVSTNGGTTWNAATCTGCPGANVTWTYSWTLPADGSYTIRSRATDSSSNVETPGTGNTVSIDRTAPSVSSTLPANGATGVALNSSVTITWSENVDCATVNSTNITISGGGFALSTCSTNQAVFTTSGQAGLTTYTVTASSSVTDANGNPMSAPYPFSYTTADVTSPSVTAFTATTPSTSLNIPVTSFTASDNAGVTGYKITTSATPPLAGDAGWTAIAPSTFTVASDGTYALYPWAKDAAGNVSAVFATPGTVVVDTTAPAVSSTIPANSATGVALNSSVTITWSENVNCATVNTLNITSTSPGWTLSTCSGNQAVFTTSGQANITLYSATVTTGVTDANGNAMSLNYSFSYTTADASAPSSAITSPANGAILNSASSNPFTISGSATDNAAVTGIEVSTNGGTTWNAATCTGCPGANVTWTYSWTLPADGSYTIKSRATDSSSNVETPGTGNTVSIDRTAPAVSSTLPANGATGVALNSSVTITWPENVDCATVNTINITSTSPGWTLSTCLNNQAVFTTSGQINATAYSVTVTTAVRDANSNPMASNYSFSYTTVDTAAPSSTVTVPANGAALNSAAANPFTVSGSATDNVAVSGIEVSTNGGTTWNAATCTGCPGANVTWTYSWTLPADGSYTIRSRATDSSINVETPGAGNTVSIDRTAPTVSSTIPANGATGVAANSSVTITWSENVNCTTVTTLNITSTSPGWTLSTCSANQAVFTTSGQGSATTYNVTVTTGVNDANNNPMAANYSFSYTTTDTTSPSVTAFTATTPSTSLNIPVASFTANDNAGVTGYKITTSATPPLSGDAGWTGTAPSTFTVASDGTYTLYPWAKDASGNVSAVFATPVTVAVDTTAPAVSSTIPANGATGITLNSNVTITWSENIDCATVNTINITSTSPGWTLSTCSTNQAVFTTSGQASITTYSVTATTGVKDTAGNAMALNYSFSFTTADAGAPSSVITNPANGAILNSASSDPYTISGSATDNAAVTGIEVSTNGGTTWNAATCTGCPGANVTWTYSWTLPADGSYTIRSRATDSSSNIETPGAGNAVTVDRTAPAVSSTVPVNGATGAALNSNVTITWAENVSCSTVNTVNITSTSPGWTLSTCSGNQAVFTTSGQSGSTAYSVTITTAVTDANSNPMPVNYSFSYTTADTSKPTSTITSPANGAILNSASANPFTISGSATDNTAVSGIEVSTNGGATWNAATCAGCPGANVTWTYSWTLPADGSYNLKSRATDSSNNVETLGAGNTVTIDRTAPAVSSTIPANGATGVAVNSNVTITWSENVNCATVNTLNITSTSPGWTLSTCAGNQAVFTTSTQAGLTAYSVTVTTGVTDANGNTMTAIYSFSYTTGDVGIPASTITAPVNGATINSASANPYTINGSATDNIAVSGIEVSTNGGATWNAATCTGCPGANVTWSYSWTLPADGSYTIRSRATDSSSNVETPAAGNTVTIDRTAPTVSSTVPVNGATNISLNSSVTINWSENVNCATVNTTNVTISGGGWTLSTCSGNQAVFTTSAQASSTTYTVTATTGVSDSAGNPMSANYLFSYTTSDVTSPAVTSFTATSPTTSLNIPVTAFTASDNVSVTGFKITTSATPPLAGDAGWTAIAPSTFTVASDGTYTLYPWAKDAAGNVSAVFATPRTVIVDTTAPSVSSTIPANGASSISLDSNVTINWNENVDCATVTTANVTISPAVGWVRTSCSGSQAVFTPSGQAGLTAYSVTVTTGVRDAAGNAMSVNYSFSYTTGDVGIPASTITSPANGATINSASANPYTISGSATDNIAVSGIEVSTNGGTTWNAATCTGCPGANVTWTYSWTLPADGSYTIRSRATDSSSNVETPAAGNTLTIDRTAPTVSSTAPVNGTTNITLNSNVTVNWSENVDCVTVSTSTVTISPAVGWTRTSCSANQAVFSPSGQASVTTYTVTISTGVADANGNPMAANYLFSYTTADAAVPTVTAF, from the coding sequence ATGAAAAAGGAAAAGTTCAACATGGTTCAACATGAAATTAAGGAACAAAGATCCAGGTCTTTCCGGCTGATGATGTCCGGCATTTATTCTCTGGTGTTTTTATGCGTAATGTTTTTATCATCAGTGACCGCAAGCGCTGCCACTTATTATGTGCAGCCTGACAATACGACAAATATTGGCATAGACGGGACCTGTAACGTTGCTTCAGGTCAGGTTACCACAGCCCCTACAGTGAGGACTACATTTGACGCGGTTGGTAATGGAGCTACCGGCTCAAGCTACCGTCCAACAACCGGCATGTCGAACGGGACATGGACTGTGATGATGAAGGTATACGGGCCGGTATATTCGGGCAATGCTATTGATATTTCCGCAGTGACCGCAGCCAACTTTTCGATACGTGGTTACAACGCAACAGACCAATGGACATTCCATCTTTATGATTACGATCCCGCGGGAGCTGCAGGGAATAAGACACTGGTAGCAACCTCCCAGACGATCACTTCTGGAACAGGCGGCACTGTGGCCGTCAATCCTACTTATACGATCAACGGTACCGGACGGGTCCAGCAGAATCATAGACTGCTGCTTGAAATAGCGTACAGACCCGGTGGAACTACATATACTCCGCGCATCTATTACGATACAACAGGGGCGACTACTGAGAGTTATGTTGCCGTAACTGAAACGCCGGTAGCGTCGGGCGATACATTAACTGCTTCCGGCAATACAGCAATTGCCGCAGTTAATCCCACTGACGGGACAACCGGAGTTCTTATGCAGCGTTTTCAGGTCGCCAGCAATAATGCTCAGAACGGCCAGATTGAACTCACATCTCTGAATCTTACCGATAACGGAAATGCGACAAGCATACAGGATGCAAAAGTATACATTTCAACAACAAGCTCGACAACCCTTCCGGTTGGCGCAGTATTAATCGGAAACACTGGCGTATGGAACGGCGCGGCTACCGTTGTAACTCTAAATGGCGGAACAGCGGCTGACCGTACAGTATCAACCGGGACGCCGAAATTTATTTACATCGTTTACGACCTCGCAGCCGGACAAACAGGAAACACCATTCAATCGAGCGTAACAGGTGTAGGCGTAGCCGCTCCCGATACCGGCGCAGGAAATGTCGGCACATCTAATCTCCTGACAATCCAACCCTGTTCCGACCCAACGTCTTCAACAATTACAATCTCCGCTTCTCAAACTGCATACGGTGATCCTTATGATGTAAGCGGAATGTATTCGACAACAGGCAATGTGGGATCATTTCAATACAAAGTTACAACTGTCGGTACGGGGCCATCAACAGTCTCTGCATTGAATGCATGGACTGCAACACCGCAGTTAACAGGAACTACAGGGAACTTGTCCGGCACATTTTCAATTTCTGCCGGGACAAACCGTTTGTTGGTAGTTGCAGTTGACTCTCAAGACACCGGAGGGGCAACCGGACAAACTTTCAGTGCTACCTATGGCGGCAGGGCATTGACACAGGCGGTTATTGAAAACAGTAACAGACGGCAGACCTGGATCGGGTATCTCAGAGAGGCGGACATCGCTGCCCGCACCGGCGATACGCTTGCCGTAACAATCACCGGGACACATACTAACGTTTCTGCCTTTATCGCCAGCTATACCGGCGTTGACCAGACAACCCCGATAGGAGGGTCAGGCGGTATTTATGGAAACAACTCGGCAGCCAGCTACCAGTTCCCTGCGGCAATAACTGTCAGTGCCGGAGGCTATGGAATTTACACATGGTCGAGCAATCAAACGCATTCAAGCGATACCGAAACTTATACCGAACATTCAGATTATTTAAATGGACTCCAGATGGGCGTATCATCTAAAGCTTTTGCCTCAGCGGGCACTACACAGCCTAATGTAACTTACGCTGCAACAGCACGCGTATCACAATCTATTATAGTCCTTCAGCCTGCAGCGAGCACGGTGACGACTTGTACTGACTGGACATCCAGTTCCCTTATTCCCGCATCAACGGCAGGAGGTTCACTCTGCGGAAATTACACTAACGGCAACTCATACACCCTTGATGTAAGAGGAACAGATCCTGACTGCGGGACCTCAATAACAACTACGGCAGCAAACTTCACCTGGAATTCAGACGGCACAGCGCCTTCGATAACGGCATTTACAGCCACATCGCCTTCAACGAGTCTTAATATTCCTATAGCAACATTCACAGCATCGGATAACATCTCAGTAACGGGTTACAAGATAACGGCATCAGCAACACCTCCTCTTGCGGGAGACGCAGGATGGACAGCCACAGCGCCTTCAACATTCACGGTCGCTTCAGATGGAACATACGCACTTTATCCGTGGGCAAAAGACGCGGCAGGCAATGTATCGGCAGTGTTTGCAACGCCAAGAACCGTTGTGGTCGACACAACCGCACCGGCAGTAAGCTCAACCATCCCGACAAACGGCGCAAACGGCGTAGCTTTGAACAGCGGCGTAACGATCAACTGGTCGGAGAATGTGAATTGCACGACAGTAAACACAACGAATATCACATCTACAAGTCCGGGATGGACACTTTCAACCTGTTCAGCTAATCAGGCGGTGTTTACGACAAGCGGACAGGCTTACTCAACGACATATTCGGTGACAGTAACAACCGCAGTTACGGATACAAACGGCAACCCTATGGCTGCAAATTATTCTTTCTCATACACGACGATCTCCGCGCCTGACCTCACTGCCCCTTCATCTTCAGTGACAACACCTGCAAATGGAGAAGTGATCAACAGCGCGTCAGCGAATCCTTTTACAATCAGCGGTTCAGCAACTGACAATGTTGCTGTCTCAGGCATAGAGGTATCAACAAACGGCGGCACAACATGGGCGGCGGCAACCTGTACAGGATGTCCCGGAGCAAATGTAACATGGACATATTCATGGACACTCCCCGCGGATGGAAGCTACAACATCAGGAGCCGCGCAACTGATTCATCAATCAATGTTGAAACACCCGGCGCGGGAAACACTGTAACAATTGACAGAACAGCGCCTTCAGTAAGTTCAACGATTCCCTCAAACGGAGCAACCGGCGTAGTTGCAAACAGCAGCGTAACTATTACCTGGAGTGAAAATGTAAATTGCGCAACGGTGACCACGATAAACATAACATCAACAAGTCCTGGCTGGACACTTTCAACCTGTTCAGCTAATCAGGCTGTATTTACTACAAGCGGACAAGGCAGCGCAGCGACTTACAGTGTTACAGTTACCACGGGCGTAAGAGATGCCAATAATAACCCGATGGCGGCAAACTATTCATTCTCATACACAACGGTTGACACCACAGCGCCGTCATCAACTATAACCTCGCCTACAAACGGTGTGACATTAAACAGCGCTTCGGCAAATCCATACACCATAAGCGGTTCAGCTGCAGACAATGTTGCTGTACAAGGAATCGAGGTATCAACAAACGGAGGGACATCATGGGCAACAGCAATCTGTACAGGATGTCCCGGTGCAAACGTTACATGGACCTACAGTTGGACACTTCCCGCGGATGGAAGCTACAACATCAGGAGCCGTGCTACAGATACATTGAATATTGTTGAAACACCGGGAGCAGGAAACACTGTAACAATTGACACAACCGCTCCATCAGCAAGCTCGACAATTCCTGCAAACGGAGCAACGGGCGTAGTTGCAAACAGCAGCGTAACGATCAACTGGTCTGAGAATGTAAACTGCGCAACGATCAACGCAACAAACGTTACATCAACCAGTCCCGGATGGACATTCTCTTCATGCGCTAGCAATCAGGCCGTATTCACCACAAGCGGGCAGGCAAGTGTAACAACCTATTCTGTAACAGTATCAATAGCAGTAACAGACGCTAACGGAAACGCAATGGCAGCGCCCTATGCGTTCTCATATACAACCGCGGACGCAGGAGCGCCTTCATCAGCAATAACAAGTCCTGCAAACGGTGCAATCTTAAATAGCGCTTCACCAACTCCGGTTACAATAAGCGGTTCAGCGACTGACAATGCGGCAGTGACAGGCATTGAGGTTTCAACAAACGGCGGCACAACATGGAATGCGGCAACGTGTACAGGCTGCCCGGGCGCAAACGTCACATGGACATATTCATGGACTCTGCCTGCTGACGGAAGCTATACGATCAGGAGCCGCGCAACGGATTCATCAAGCAATGTTGAGACACCGGGGACGGGCAATACAGTTTCAATTGACAGGACCGCCCCGTCGGTAAGTTCAACATTACCAGCCAACGGAGCGACCGGCGTAGCATTAAACAGCAGCGTGACAATCACATGGTCTGAGAATGTAGACTGCGCAACTGTCAATTCAACGAATATCACGATCAGCGGCGGCGGGTTTGCGCTTTCAACATGTTCAACTAATCAGGCAGTATTTACCACAAGCGGACAGGCCGGATTAACAACATATACAGTAACTGCTTCATCATCTGTAACAGACGCAAACGGCAACCCGATGTCTGCACCCTACCCTTTCTCATACACAACGGCTGACGTGACATCACCCTCGGTTACCGCTTTTACAGCGACAACGCCTTCAACAAGTCTTAACATCCCGGTCACATCATTCACTGCAAGCGACAACGCTGGAGTAACAGGATACAAGATAACAACATCAGCAACTCCTCCTCTGGCAGGAGACGCAGGATGGACAGCAATAGCTCCATCAACGTTCACAGTAGCGTCTGACGGAACATACGCCTTATATCCGTGGGCAAAAGACGCGGCAGGGAATGTGTCGGCAGTATTTGCAACGCCAGGGACAGTTGTTGTAGACACAACCGCCCCAGCAGTAAGCTCGACAATTCCTGCAAACAGCGCAACCGGCGTAGCATTAAACAGCAGCGTAACCATCACATGGTCTGAAAATGTAAACTGCGCCACGGTCAATACCTTAAATATTACGTCTACCAGTCCTGGGTGGACACTTTCAACGTGTTCAGGAAATCAGGCGGTATTTACCACGAGCGGACAGGCCAATATAACCTTATATTCAGCAACCGTAACAACAGGGGTAACGGATGCAAACGGCAACGCGATGTCCTTAAACTATTCTTTCTCTTACACAACTGCGGACGCCAGCGCCCCTTCATCAGCGATAACAAGTCCTGCAAACGGTGCAATTTTAAACAGCGCATCATCCAATCCATTTACAATCAGCGGTTCAGCGACTGACAATGCGGCAGTAACAGGCATTGAGGTTTCAACAAATGGCGGCACAACATGGAATGCGGCAACTTGCACAGGTTGTCCGGGAGCAAACGTCACATGGACGTATTCATGGACTCTGCCTGCTGATGGAAGCTATACGATCAAGAGCCGCGCAACAGACTCATCAAGCAATGTTGAGACACCCGGTACAGGCAACACAGTTTCAATTGACAGGACCGCTCCGGCAGTAAGCTCGACATTACCAGCCAATGGAGCAACAGGCGTAGCATTAAACAGCAGTGTGACAATCACATGGCCAGAGAATGTAGATTGCGCGACTGTCAACACTATTAATATTACATCTACAAGTCCTGGCTGGACATTATCAACCTGCTTAAACAATCAGGCGGTATTCACAACAAGCGGTCAAATTAATGCGACCGCGTATTCCGTTACAGTCACAACGGCAGTAAGAGATGCCAATAGCAACCCGATGGCATCAAATTATTCGTTCTCATATACAACAGTTGATACGGCAGCGCCGTCGTCAACAGTCACAGTACCTGCAAACGGAGCGGCATTAAACAGCGCGGCTGCAAATCCGTTTACCGTAAGCGGTTCAGCAACTGACAATGTAGCTGTATCGGGAATCGAGGTATCAACGAACGGCGGCACTACATGGAATGCGGCAACCTGTACAGGATGTCCGGGGGCAAACGTGACATGGACGTACAGTTGGACACTACCCGCTGACGGAAGCTATACGATCAGGAGCCGCGCAACTGATTCATCAATCAATGTTGAAACTCCCGGCGCAGGCAATACAGTTTCAATTGATAGAACAGCCCCAACAGTAAGCTCGACAATTCCTGCAAACGGAGCAACCGGCGTAGCTGCAAACAGCAGCGTAACAATCACATGGTCTGAGAATGTAAACTGCACGACTGTGACCACGCTAAACATAACGTCAACAAGTCCCGGCTGGACACTTTCAACCTGCTCAGCTAATCAGGCAGTATTTACCACGAGCGGACAAGGCAGCGCAACAACTTACAATGTTACAGTGACTACAGGAGTAAACGATGCCAATAACAACCCGATGGCTGCTAACTATTCATTCTCGTATACAACGACAGACACAACCTCACCCTCGGTAACGGCATTTACAGCAACAACGCCTTCAACAAGCCTTAATATCCCGGTCGCATCATTTACTGCAAATGACAATGCCGGAGTAACAGGATACAAGATAACCACATCAGCAACCCCTCCTCTATCAGGTGATGCAGGATGGACGGGAACGGCACCCTCAACATTCACGGTAGCGTCTGACGGAACTTATACTTTATATCCCTGGGCAAAGGATGCTTCTGGAAACGTGTCCGCGGTATTCGCGACACCTGTTACCGTTGCAGTCGACACAACCGCTCCGGCGGTGAGCTCGACAATTCCTGCAAACGGGGCAACCGGCATAACATTAAACAGCAATGTGACAATAACCTGGTCGGAGAACATTGACTGCGCGACAGTGAACACAATTAATATCACATCAACCAGCCCGGGCTGGACGCTTTCAACGTGTTCAACCAATCAGGCCGTATTTACCACAAGCGGCCAGGCAAGCATCACAACATACTCAGTAACAGCGACAACCGGAGTAAAAGATACAGCAGGCAATGCAATGGCTTTAAACTATTCTTTCTCATTCACAACCGCGGACGCGGGAGCGCCTTCATCAGTAATTACAAATCCTGCAAACGGTGCAATTTTAAATAGCGCATCATCAGATCCTTATACAATAAGCGGTTCAGCGACTGACAATGCGGCAGTAACAGGCATTGAGGTATCAACAAACGGCGGCACAACATGGAATGCGGCAACGTGTACAGGTTGTCCGGGAGCAAACGTAACATGGACGTACAGTTGGACACTTCCCGCTGACGGAAGCTACACGATCAGGAGCCGTGCAACCGATTCATCAAGCAACATCGAAACACCGGGAGCAGGCAATGCTGTTACGGTAGACAGGACAGCGCCTGCAGTAAGTTCGACAGTGCCTGTAAACGGAGCGACCGGAGCGGCATTAAACAGCAATGTAACGATCACATGGGCTGAGAATGTAAGTTGCTCAACAGTAAATACAGTCAACATAACGTCAACCAGCCCCGGATGGACGCTTTCAACGTGCAGCGGAAATCAGGCTGTGTTTACAACGAGCGGGCAGAGCGGCTCAACAGCATATTCGGTGACAATCACCACTGCGGTCACAGATGCAAACAGTAACCCGATGCCTGTGAATTATTCTTTCTCCTATACTACGGCTGATACCTCCAAACCCACGTCAACCATTACTTCACCTGCAAACGGAGCTATACTTAATAGTGCATCCGCAAATCCGTTTACGATAAGCGGTTCCGCAACTGACAACACAGCGGTGTCGGGCATTGAGGTTTCAACAAACGGCGGGGCCACATGGAATGCGGCAACGTGCGCTGGCTGTCCGGGGGCAAATGTAACATGGACCTATTCATGGACACTTCCTGCGGACGGCAGCTATAACTTAAAGAGCCGCGCGACAGATTCATCAAATAATGTCGAGACCCTGGGAGCTGGAAATACTGTGACTATAGACAGGACAGCCCCAGCGGTAAGCTCTACAATTCCTGCAAACGGAGCAACAGGAGTTGCAGTAAACAGCAATGTAACGATCACATGGTCTGAAAATGTAAACTGTGCCACAGTCAACACCTTAAATATTACATCTACCAGTCCGGGCTGGACACTTTCAACGTGTGCAGGGAACCAGGCTGTATTTACCACAAGCACACAGGCCGGTCTGACAGCATATTCAGTGACCGTAACAACAGGCGTCACGGATGCAAACGGCAATACGATGACAGCCATCTATTCCTTCTCATATACAACAGGCGACGTCGGTATACCTGCATCAACCATTACAGCGCCTGTAAACGGGGCGACGATCAACAGCGCCTCGGCAAATCCATACACAATAAACGGAAGCGCGACAGATAACATCGCGGTATCAGGCATTGAGGTTTCGACAAACGGAGGCGCTACATGGAATGCGGCAACATGCACAGGCTGTCCCGGAGCTAACGTAACATGGTCATACAGTTGGACACTCCCCGCAGACGGCAGTTATACGATAAGAAGCCGCGCAACCGACTCATCGAGCAACGTTGAAACACCGGCAGCAGGCAATACTGTAACCATAGACAGGACTGCCCCAACGGTAAGTTCAACAGTTCCTGTTAATGGGGCGACAAATATTTCATTAAACAGCAGCGTGACGATCAACTGGTCTGAGAATGTAAACTGCGCAACAGTCAACACCACAAACGTAACAATAAGCGGCGGAGGCTGGACACTTTCAACATGTTCCGGCAATCAGGCCGTATTTACCACAAGCGCACAGGCAAGCTCAACAACTTACACAGTAACGGCAACAACGGGGGTAAGCGATTCAGCAGGCAACCCAATGTCTGCCAACTATTTATTCTCATACACAACTTCTGACGTGACTTCTCCTGCGGTAACGTCTTTTACTGCCACATCACCAACAACGAGTTTGAATATCCCGGTCACGGCATTTACTGCATCAGATAACGTAAGCGTAACCGGATTCAAGATAACCACATCTGCAACCCCTCCATTGGCAGGTGACGCGGGGTGGACGGCAATAGCCCCTTCAACATTCACCGTAGCATCTGACGGAACTTATACTTTATATCCCTGGGCAAAGGATGCGGCTGGCAATGTGTCGGCAGTATTTGCGACACCGAGGACGGTAATAGTTGACACAACTGCTCCATCTGTAAGTTCAACCATACCGGCAAACGGGGCATCTTCCATATCATTGGACAGCAATGTAACGATCAACTGGAATGAGAACGTTGATTGCGCGACAGTTACTACGGCAAACGTTACGATCAGCCCGGCTGTAGGATGGGTAAGGACCTCATGCAGCGGCAGCCAGGCAGTATTCACTCCAAGCGGACAGGCAGGATTAACAGCATATTCAGTGACAGTGACAACAGGAGTAAGAGACGCGGCAGGCAATGCAATGTCAGTCAATTATTCATTCTCATATACAACAGGCGATGTCGGTATCCCTGCATCAACCATTACATCACCTGCAAACGGGGCGACGATCAACAGCGCCTCGGCAAATCCATACACAATAAGCGGCAGCGCGACAGATAACATCGCGGTGTCAGGCATAGAGGTCTCGACAAACGGCGGCACGACATGGAATGCGGCGACATGCACCGGCTGTCCCGGAGCTAACGTAACATGGACATACAGTTGGACACTTCCCGCGGACGGCAGTTATACGATAAGAAGCCGTGCAACCGACTCATCAAGCAACGTTGAAACACCGGCAGCAGGCAATACGCTAACCATAGACAGGACTGCCCCGACTGTAAGTTCAACAGCGCCTGTAAACGGTACAACTAATATCACATTAAACAGCAATGTAACGGTCAACTGGAGCGAAAACGTTGACTGTGTAACTGTATCGACATCTACAGTAACGATCAGCCCGGCGGTCGGCTGGACAAGGACATCGTGCAGCGCAAACCAGG